The Chanodichthys erythropterus isolate Z2021 chromosome 12, ASM2448905v1, whole genome shotgun sequence genome contains a region encoding:
- the fabp2 gene encoding fatty acid-binding protein, intestinal, which translates to MAFNGTWKVDRNENYEKFMEQMGINMVKRKLASHDNLKITLEQTEDKFHVKEVSTFRTLDIDFTLGVTFNYSMADGTELTGSWVMEGDMLKGTFTRKDNGKTLITTRKIIGDELVQSYCYEGVEAKRIFKRG; encoded by the exons ATGGCCTTCAACGGGACCTGGAAAGTTGACCGCAATGAGAACTACGAGAAGTTCATGGAACAAATGG GAATCAACATGGTGAAAAGGAAACTAGCTTCTCATGACAACCTGAAGATCACCCTGGAGCAGACTGAAGATAAGTTTCATGTGAAAGAAGTCAGCACTTTCCGCACACTGGATATTGATTTTACTCTGGGTGTCACCTTTAACTATTCTATGGCAGACGGCACTGAGCTCACA GGATCCTGGGTCATGGAGGGTGACATGCTCAAAGGGACTTTCACACGCAAGGACAACGGAAAGACACTAATAACAACCAGGAAGATTATCGGTGATGAACTTGTACAG AGTTATTGCTATGAAGGTGTCGAGGCCAAGAGAATATTCAAGAGGGGTTAA